Proteins from a genomic interval of Oceanispirochaeta crateris:
- a CDS encoding DEAD/DEAH box helicase, whose product MKFTEFNFNENIQKGIESAGFKECMPVQEQTFQTILENKDVFAQSQTGTGKTAAFLISIFQLLGEDKHFKGQKALIICPTRELVVQIEEEAKVLGQHLDFRIGSFYGGVGYNEQEQSLADGCDILIGTPGRLIDFSKSGKIRFSEMGILVIDEADRLFDMGFLPDLRKILSKMPAADMRRTMLFSATLNAKVGNLAWEYMNNPGEIVIEPEQLAVEAITQELYHVSAEEKMKLLLGVMKRDKPDTAIIFANTKHTTYEVAKRLEHNGYHAKCLMGDLPQKKRLKIVEEAKEGKTPFLVATDVAARGLHINDLSLVVNYDVPTDAESYVHRIGRTARAGKTGKAITLACEKFVYGLPAIEKLTGQKIPVSWADEDLMVEDKSEGMRFHFDKRAGASGDHQGRRDGRGRPRNGGGVSRKYSGGNKRPLDARAARVQSAVLAVSGTMDSVDEEIKKSNTHNGSEKQSISRNRKRKNSYKGQKPTDNRSRNRGENKAPASLPMERVSSKNSIEDRLAYYKAKYGEDFQADKGTIKSFKGGSKSGNGGNRKRSGRPVAQRSGNKGPVNNSHANKGATNKNSSSKTSQNPKSARPVNQVKEKAPVQKKGLLSRLFGKK is encoded by the coding sequence ATGAAATTTACCGAATTTAATTTTAATGAGAATATCCAGAAGGGTATAGAATCGGCAGGCTTTAAAGAGTGCATGCCAGTACAGGAACAGACGTTCCAGACTATTTTAGAAAACAAAGATGTATTTGCCCAGTCTCAGACCGGGACAGGAAAGACCGCAGCGTTTCTAATTTCAATTTTTCAATTATTAGGCGAAGATAAACACTTTAAGGGGCAGAAAGCCCTCATCATTTGCCCCACAAGAGAACTGGTCGTTCAAATCGAAGAAGAAGCTAAGGTTCTGGGGCAGCACCTTGATTTTAGAATTGGAAGTTTTTACGGAGGTGTGGGATACAACGAACAGGAACAATCCCTGGCCGATGGATGCGATATCCTTATTGGCACCCCTGGAAGGCTGATCGACTTTAGTAAATCAGGGAAAATTCGATTTTCAGAGATGGGAATTCTTGTCATTGATGAGGCTGATAGACTTTTTGATATGGGATTCCTACCCGACCTCAGGAAGATTTTGAGTAAAATGCCCGCTGCGGACATGAGGCGGACCATGCTTTTTAGTGCTACCTTGAATGCCAAGGTGGGGAATCTTGCCTGGGAGTATATGAACAATCCCGGTGAAATTGTGATTGAACCCGAGCAGCTTGCCGTAGAGGCCATCACTCAGGAACTCTACCATGTCAGTGCTGAAGAAAAAATGAAGCTTCTTCTGGGCGTAATGAAGCGGGATAAACCCGATACAGCTATTATCTTTGCCAATACGAAACATACAACCTATGAGGTCGCTAAACGGCTGGAGCATAACGGATATCATGCGAAGTGCCTTATGGGCGATCTTCCCCAGAAAAAGAGACTCAAAATTGTTGAAGAAGCCAAAGAGGGAAAAACACCCTTTCTTGTGGCGACAGATGTCGCTGCCAGAGGACTCCATATCAACGATCTTTCTCTGGTAGTCAATTATGATGTGCCTACAGACGCAGAGAGTTATGTCCATCGAATTGGTAGAACTGCCCGTGCAGGAAAGACTGGTAAAGCCATCACTCTGGCCTGTGAAAAGTTCGTATACGGACTACCTGCCATTGAAAAACTTACGGGACAGAAAATACCCGTATCCTGGGCCGATGAAGATCTGATGGTTGAAGACAAGAGTGAAGGAATGCGTTTTCACTTTGATAAAAGGGCGGGAGCTTCCGGAGATCATCAAGGACGCCGTGATGGACGAGGCCGTCCTAGAAACGGTGGTGGTGTCAGCCGGAAATACAGCGGAGGAAACAAACGTCCTCTGGATGCCAGAGCCGCCCGTGTTCAGTCTGCTGTTTTGGCCGTGTCGGGAACCATGGATTCCGTTGATGAAGAAATCAAAAAGAGCAATACCCACAATGGCAGTGAAAAACAGAGCATAAGCCGAAACAGGAAACGTAAAAACTCATACAAGGGACAAAAGCCTACGGATAATCGATCCCGCAACCGTGGAGAGAACAAGGCTCCCGCCAGTCTTCCCATGGAACGGGTCAGCAGTAAGAACAGCATTGAAGATAGACTAGCCTATTACAAAGCCAAATACGGTGAGGATTTTCAGGCAGATAAAGGGACTATCAAATCTTTCAAAGGCGGATCAAAGTCCGGAAACGGCGGCAACAGGAAGAGATCCGGCCGCCCGGTTGCTCAGCGTTCCGGAAATAAGGGACCAGTCAATAATAGCCATGCAAACAAAGGGGCAACGAATAAGAACAGTTCCTCTAAAACATCTCAGAACCCAAAGAGTGCCCGCCCTGTAAATCAGGTGAAAGAAAAGGCTCCAGTTCAAAAGAAAGGACTTCTTTCCAGACTGTTTGGAAAAAAATAA
- a CDS encoding SpoIIE family protein phosphatase, with product MKKKIKLLLSTLIIPLFSACRVQTPVEYEGFISSTPLPQLLNLRLSDILMDNRFLYLVSPISGTLLFCLGIILLFLRKKDKSSLYLALSSLIAALVYTLPFWVDMVNLPREFWSAQMIRTVFLLLFYKTYRSWCRKALYHRTKVWSFLLSSMLLSIALIGTLLSGHFPQILNLQWPVPILASVLILDSVINSILSFQRKDDRSGIAGVLTLVPLIGLSLWLYYTRRYTGLFPFLNNLYFALPSLLILWQFALTVSLIQRRYNKEEQRNNILRKMVEDEEIQKDKLEEMIENLETRYEEETRIPDYSLECSRRLLEQKGDPALSLPESWSGAHRLIADSHQWPMLGVWNSGKALLFAENLGKESLVPLLYLQEIFKNMKIEKPAQMMKLLNDRMCSLHQNMETGLSAVYLYYLDDELICGTAGRVRIYMQKNDGKIVPVQTQNKPVTFKEGLGVRAQTREDGKPYRIPLEKGDRIILVSSSLTDRELGVSGELYGQKSLYRVLRSHESASPENTVLAILKDFDDFDLGNTLDRQIYAAVFQKT from the coding sequence ATGAAAAAAAAAATAAAACTGCTTCTGTCCACTCTGATAATCCCTCTTTTCTCAGCCTGTCGCGTCCAGACTCCCGTTGAATATGAGGGTTTCATAAGTTCAACTCCATTGCCACAGTTACTCAATCTGAGACTGTCAGATATTCTCATGGATAATAGGTTTCTCTATCTGGTTTCACCAATCAGCGGGACCTTACTATTTTGTCTGGGAATCATTCTGCTGTTTCTTCGTAAAAAGGATAAATCATCCCTCTACCTAGCTTTATCGTCCCTCATAGCAGCCCTTGTGTACACCCTGCCCTTCTGGGTAGACATGGTGAACCTTCCTCGCGAATTTTGGTCAGCTCAAATGATTAGGACCGTGTTCCTCCTTCTCTTTTACAAAACCTATAGATCCTGGTGCCGTAAGGCCCTGTATCACAGAACGAAGGTATGGTCTTTCCTGCTGTCATCCATGCTTCTCTCAATAGCCCTCATAGGAACTCTCTTATCGGGCCACTTCCCGCAGATTCTGAACCTTCAATGGCCCGTTCCGATACTCGCTTCAGTACTGATCCTGGATTCAGTTATAAACAGCATCTTATCATTTCAAAGGAAGGATGACCGTTCAGGAATTGCAGGAGTGCTGACTCTGGTTCCTCTCATTGGACTCTCCCTCTGGTTATACTATACAAGACGGTATACAGGTTTGTTCCCATTCCTGAACAACCTCTACTTTGCCCTCCCTTCTCTTTTGATTTTGTGGCAGTTTGCATTGACTGTCAGCCTCATCCAGAGACGGTACAACAAGGAAGAGCAACGAAATAACATACTCAGAAAAATGGTAGAAGACGAGGAGATTCAAAAAGACAAGCTAGAAGAGATGATTGAAAATCTCGAAACCCGATATGAGGAAGAAACAAGGATTCCAGACTATAGTCTGGAATGCTCGCGGAGACTCCTGGAACAGAAGGGAGACCCGGCTTTGAGTCTTCCCGAATCATGGTCGGGAGCCCATCGCCTGATTGCGGATAGTCACCAATGGCCCATGCTGGGAGTTTGGAACAGTGGAAAAGCCCTCCTTTTTGCCGAGAACTTGGGAAAAGAATCTCTCGTGCCCTTACTATACCTTCAGGAAATCTTTAAGAACATGAAGATTGAAAAGCCGGCACAGATGATGAAGTTACTGAATGACAGGATGTGCTCTCTCCATCAGAATATGGAAACAGGCCTCTCTGCGGTATACCTCTATTATTTAGATGATGAGCTGATCTGTGGTACTGCCGGCAGAGTCAGGATTTATATGCAGAAGAATGACGGTAAAATTGTTCCTGTCCAGACTCAGAACAAACCGGTAACCTTTAAAGAAGGATTAGGAGTAAGAGCCCAAACGAGAGAAGACGGAAAACCATACCGAATCCCTCTTGAGAAAGGGGATAGAATCATTTTGGTATCCTCCAGTCTTACAGACAGGGAACTGGGAGTTTCGGGAGAGCTTTACGGACAGAAATCACTGTACAGGGTGCTCAGGAGCCATGAATCAGCCAGTCCTGAAAATACAGTGCTGGCCATCCTAAAGGATTTTGATGATTTTGATCTGGGAAATACTCTGGATAGGCAGATTTATGCGGCGGTTTTCCAGAAAACCTGA
- the dxs gene encoding 1-deoxy-D-xylulose-5-phosphate synthase, producing the protein MKEYPILAGINHPEQLRSLTSKQLDDLAQEIRDCIINTVSQNGGHLASNLGVVELTLAMHKVFSSPRDKFIWDVGHQCYTHKLLTGRADLFHTIRQQGGLSGFPKRDENPHDIFNTGHASTSISAGMGVLAGDHIQKRTNKVLCVIGDGALTGGQALEALNFAGHLQQDLIVILNDNTMSISRNVGALSSYLSQLALTVSYKRFRTVVDFTISHIPFVGKSLLRWVYRLKRGVKGIVYKENLFTDLGFKYVGPVKGHSIEKLTDVLEHVREIEGPVLLHVLTTKGKGYAHAEGDPSSFHGVGPFAIETGKVDPSLKADPKTVTTTAAFGCAILTEAKKNDKVAAITAAMSSGTGLLPFKEEFPQRFFDVGIAEQHALTFAAGLAASGMQPVVAIYSTFMQRAVDQLIHDIALPGLPVVICMDRSGLVGDDGETHQGIFDMVMFRNIPGLAFLAPQSAREIEMSLEWALGANQPVLIRYPKGATYSCGEVQDTPLEEGKGVLVKKREHSTILLISLGGLLKEVVSASDILDEKGLKCDVYQMRFIRPLNKPALLGLLQNYEQILFVEEGIGSGGMGEEIAMILSEKHSDILYDHIGVPSEFLAQATRDQLIKQCKLDHESIVARVEQIQSELRFSKVVDMVKNDKWSPHNI; encoded by the coding sequence GTGAAAGAATATCCAATTCTAGCCGGCATTAACCATCCGGAACAGTTAAGATCCCTGACTTCAAAACAGCTTGATGACCTGGCTCAAGAGATCCGGGACTGTATTATCAATACAGTCAGTCAGAATGGTGGTCATCTGGCATCCAATCTGGGTGTGGTTGAGCTGACCCTTGCCATGCATAAAGTCTTCTCCTCGCCTCGTGATAAATTCATATGGGATGTAGGCCATCAGTGCTACACCCATAAACTTCTCACCGGACGGGCCGATTTGTTTCATACAATACGGCAGCAGGGAGGTCTCAGCGGCTTTCCCAAGCGGGATGAAAATCCACATGATATTTTTAATACCGGACACGCCTCAACATCGATCTCTGCAGGAATGGGTGTTCTGGCAGGTGATCATATTCAAAAAAGAACCAACAAGGTTCTCTGTGTCATCGGAGACGGTGCTCTGACAGGGGGACAAGCCCTTGAAGCCCTGAATTTTGCCGGTCATCTTCAACAGGATCTTATTGTCATACTAAACGACAACACCATGTCTATTAGCCGGAATGTGGGGGCTTTGTCTTCCTACCTCTCTCAGTTGGCATTGACCGTCAGTTATAAACGCTTCAGGACTGTTGTTGACTTTACCATTTCTCATATTCCCTTCGTAGGAAAATCACTTCTTAGATGGGTTTACCGATTGAAGCGGGGAGTGAAGGGGATTGTCTATAAGGAAAATCTCTTCACTGACCTGGGTTTTAAATATGTTGGTCCCGTGAAAGGTCATAGTATTGAGAAACTGACAGATGTTCTTGAACATGTCCGTGAAATTGAGGGGCCTGTACTCCTTCATGTCCTCACAACCAAAGGCAAAGGCTATGCACATGCCGAAGGTGATCCCTCTTCTTTCCACGGTGTCGGTCCCTTTGCCATAGAAACGGGGAAGGTCGATCCTTCTCTTAAGGCAGATCCGAAAACGGTCACCACCACAGCAGCCTTTGGCTGTGCTATCCTCACTGAGGCTAAGAAGAATGATAAGGTTGCGGCTATTACGGCAGCCATGTCATCAGGTACTGGTTTACTTCCCTTCAAAGAAGAATTTCCGCAGCGTTTTTTTGATGTGGGCATAGCTGAACAGCATGCACTGACTTTTGCCGCTGGCCTGGCAGCCTCCGGAATGCAGCCTGTTGTGGCGATCTATTCCACATTTATGCAGAGAGCCGTGGATCAACTCATCCATGATATCGCTCTGCCAGGTCTGCCCGTTGTTATCTGCATGGACCGCTCCGGTCTTGTGGGTGATGATGGCGAAACGCATCAGGGGATCTTTGATATGGTCATGTTCCGGAATATTCCCGGTTTAGCCTTCCTGGCTCCTCAGAGTGCGAGAGAGATTGAAATGTCCCTTGAATGGGCTTTAGGGGCAAATCAACCCGTACTGATCCGTTATCCTAAGGGAGCTACTTACTCCTGTGGAGAAGTTCAGGATACGCCATTGGAAGAAGGGAAGGGTGTCCTTGTCAAAAAAAGAGAACATTCTACAATCCTGCTCATCTCCTTAGGAGGACTCCTGAAAGAGGTTGTAAGCGCTTCGGATATTCTGGATGAAAAGGGACTGAAGTGTGATGTGTATCAAATGAGGTTTATCCGACCTCTGAATAAACCGGCCCTCCTGGGGCTGTTGCAAAATTATGAACAGATTCTTTTCGTTGAAGAAGGAATTGGCTCTGGCGGAATGGGTGAAGAAATTGCCATGATTCTTTCAGAAAAGCATTCGGATATTCTCTACGACCATATTGGTGTTCCATCGGAATTCCTGGCTCAGGCTACACGGGATCAATTGATCAAACAATGTAAGCTTGACCATGAATCCATTGTTGCCAGGGTGGAACAGATTCAATCAGAACTACGTTTCAGTAAGGTAGTGGATATGGTCAAGAATGATAAATGGAGTCCCCATAATATCTGA
- the miaA gene encoding tRNA (adenosine(37)-N6)-dimethylallyltransferase MiaA: MSTNTRSNSPLPPVVCLFGPTAVGKTDLLEELFSDSGEIISADSMQVYRLLNIGSAKPDPSYLQRMPHHLIDILDYTEQFNTGDFVRLAEERVLSIHKRGKLPVISGGTAFYFRNFLFGLPRIPPVSGEIRNALNAELDEKGPRVLHERLTRVDPETAARLMPMDRSRIVRALEVFEGTGKPLSSFQISRQPRNDLSCLLLGLERPRKELYERINERVNLMFERGLYDEIQFLISQGAREDDPGMKGIGYSEFFPFLREGCLTLSDVKDRIQQNSRRYAKRQMTFFRSLPGVSWFNPDRSQEIRERIDAFHRSGT; encoded by the coding sequence TTGAGTACGAATACCAGAAGTAATTCTCCTCTTCCTCCTGTTGTCTGTCTCTTTGGACCGACTGCAGTAGGAAAGACAGATCTTCTGGAAGAGCTCTTTAGTGACAGCGGTGAGATCATAAGTGCAGACTCTATGCAAGTCTACCGTCTGCTGAATATTGGAAGTGCCAAACCAGATCCTTCCTATTTACAACGGATGCCTCACCATCTCATCGATATACTAGACTATACAGAACAGTTCAATACAGGTGATTTTGTCCGTCTCGCAGAAGAGCGGGTTCTGAGTATCCATAAGAGGGGAAAACTCCCGGTTATCTCTGGGGGGACAGCATTTTATTTTAGAAATTTTCTCTTTGGACTTCCTAGAATCCCTCCTGTTTCAGGAGAAATCAGGAATGCTTTGAATGCAGAACTAGATGAAAAAGGGCCCCGAGTCCTCCATGAAAGGCTGACCAGGGTCGATCCAGAGACAGCCGCCAGGCTGATGCCGATGGATCGATCCCGTATCGTCCGGGCTCTGGAAGTCTTTGAAGGGACCGGGAAGCCTCTTTCATCCTTTCAGATAAGCCGTCAGCCCAGAAATGATCTTTCCTGTCTGCTCTTAGGACTGGAGCGTCCAAGGAAAGAGTTGTATGAAAGGATTAATGAACGGGTGAACCTCATGTTTGAAAGAGGGCTCTATGATGAAATCCAATTTCTGATCAGCCAGGGAGCCAGGGAAGATGACCCTGGAATGAAGGGCATCGGATATAGTGAGTTTTTTCCTTTTCTGAGGGAAGGCTGTCTTACTTTATCGGATGTAAAAGACCGAATCCAGCAGAATTCCAGGCGATATGCCAAAAGGCAGATGACATTTTTCCGTTCTCTTCCGGGAGTCTCGTGGTTTAACCCCGACAGGAGTCAGGAAATCCGGGAGAGGATTGATGCTTTTCATAGGTCCGGGACTTGA
- a CDS encoding DNA-directed RNA polymerase subunit omega, with protein sequence MPINRELIIPLGDLVNHEGNMYELTNAAIHRAEQISVAGSDDLDKNRGKIVSTALEEIISKKVEYEYQK encoded by the coding sequence ATGCCCATTAATCGCGAGTTAATTATCCCTCTGGGAGACCTTGTAAATCATGAAGGCAATATGTATGAATTAACCAATGCCGCTATTCATAGAGCTGAACAGATCAGTGTAGCTGGTAGTGATGATCTTGATAAGAATAGAGGCAAAATCGTCTCTACCGCCCTGGAAGAAATCATCTCTAAAAAAGTTGAGTACGAATACCAGAAGTAA